Proteins encoded together in one Hylaeus volcanicus isolate JK05 chromosome 3, UHH_iyHylVolc1.0_haploid, whole genome shotgun sequence window:
- the LOC128873381 gene encoding nematocyst expressed protein 4-like, producing the protein MKSRIFCFIAIFVGTLAFYVLAIPVSTTVESTTSTTQENINCTNPNFKTYIYCLKRLKRHHHNNDDPNHGEYDEICKTSCMKKCEYERSTSDCQDYCSYCLRRTKHKQQVITETEYETESAKTTVCKNNTDCEVHPKDSKPFNITVIVDVNTSSANGSSSVSPPVVFPPFPPYPPYPPYAPFPPYPPYPPYPPHPWSPPRHHCNQQSCCCHESSQTHWQPGTPCPQPQPRPIGYDCSVCNYPQTYYLCTILCLQRPVHQPCVSPNCVGGKSEARPSIDHFVDQVHI; encoded by the exons ATGAAGTCGCGAATATTTTGCTTTATCGCCATTTTCGTTGGCACGCTCGCGTTCTACGTGCTTGCTATCCCAGTATCGACTACGGTGGAATCAACGACGTCAACGACACAGGAGAACATCAATTGCACTAATCCGAACTTCAAGACGTACATATATTGCCTTAAGAGACTGAAGAGACACCATCATAACAATGACGATCCGAATCATGGAGAATATG ACGAAATATGCAAGACGTCGTGTATGAAGAAATGCGAGTACGAACGTTCGACAAGTGACTGTCAAGATTATTGTAGTTACTGTTTACGAAGAACGAAGCACAAGCAACAGGTGATCACTGAAACCGAGTACGAAACCGAAAGTGCAAAAACAACCGTTTGTAAGAATAACACTGACTGCGAAGTACATCCAAAGGATAGTAAACCTTTCAATATCACGGTTATAGTGGATGTTAATACCAGTTCGGCCAATGGATCATCAAGTG TATCTCCACCGGTAGTCTTCCCTCCGTTCCCTCCATATCCTCCATATCCTCCATATGCTCCGTTTCCTCCGTATCCTCCCTATCCTCCCTATCCTCCACATCCTTGGAGTCCTCCAAGGCATCACTGTAATCAGCAATCGTGTTGCTGTCATGAATCCTCGCAAACACATTGGCAGCCCGGCACTCCA TGCCCCCAACCTCAACCTCGTCCGATTGGATACGATTGCTCGGTATGTAACTATCCGCAGACATACTACCTGTGCACCATACTTTGTTTACAAAGGCCTGTCCACCAGCCTTGTGTAAGTCCAAACTGTGTGGGAGGAAAGTCTGAG GCACGGCCCTCCATTGACCATTTCGTAGACCAAGTACATATCTAA